The nucleotide window CTTATAAAATCTGATAGGATAtagaaacctaattaaaaaatatataaaaaactaaataaaaattcgataaaactataaaaatggagagaataattaaatattttttatttaaaacatatattttataataacggCTGATTTGGTGCTAATTTTTTATCTCAACAATACAAATATAATAACTCGTGACATACCTAgatcaaattagaatttataatttcttaaattaaaattcataggttaattatataattatatatttttaaatataaaagataatactatatataattatttgaccgataaaaatataacatgatatatataataatactatTGTTGGAATATATAATTgctggaataaaatatttattgtttacttttaataattcattatttaaagtactaattcaaaataattatattatggaTTTAAAAGTGacattaatcaattttaaaaagaaaatattatgtGTAATATAACTCGTATGGCAcggttattattttaaaatttgtatatcATTTTACTGCCAATATTATTTTTGCACTAATGTAATAATCTCacttgtcaatttttaagtgtgtcaaaataaaataatatggaaTAGTTCATACCATGAAAAGGTTTGTCAAATTAATGAACTGATTTATTTGAGAAAATAATACGAAGAGATGTGATAGATATAgagaatataattataaataaaagaataagtaaataatatagaatatataaattatttaatataaattaataatatgtaATTAGTTTTGGAGAAAAAAAGCTTGAGAGAATTGTTCGTCACACTTATAAGAGAGGAACAAATCTCACTTCTAGTATATTGAGTTGAAGACAAGTTGATAGGTAGCTATATATTATAACTCAATTTATTACATgtctaaatttcaaaaattagcaTGTAGAAGAGGGTTGTCCACACATGGAGATTATTTTACGGTAAAAGTTCAGGTACAGTCGACTTCAGTTGATAGCTGAGAGtcgttaaatgaaaatttagtcaaatcagttaaaTTATCTAATGGTTATCATTATTAACCTCACGTAAAGTCAACTGTACCTgagttttcatcttattttacATATATCTTCAAGTGATTAATATGGATGCTATCAAAACAAAAACCTTCAAATGATTCAAATTGCAATTTAACAGGGTTAGCCAGGTTTTCATAAAGACAATAATGTGAGAACATAAATTACTTTGTATATTAcgatgaaaaatattaaaatgttcCTCAATCGTATATATGGGTGTGTTCATTTCATATATTCCAAGATCCACTCCAAAGAATGTGAAAAAGCCAAAAGCTTCAAATATAACAAAACAGAAGCAAGCAATCATGACTACTTTATCActcttaaattaaaagaaagaaacaatttTTCCCCTAATAATGTGTGTATGTACTTGTACTATATAATTTAGAATGGTATATATTACTACATAACTAACAGTTGACATAATATTTAAATGATCAACTATAGTAATTAGTGACGTGTCTGGATTATCTAAAACAATTACTATTCgattatttttaatagtttgCTTGGCATTTGATGAGATCACtgaattcttttttgttttatacaTTGGTGGTATATACCGTGTatatttcattattctttcttttttctttagtttataAGTACTttccttttaaataaaaaattacgcgATTTTCTCTAGCTAATAAACAAATTATACTTATTATATTAAGCACACTTTTAGAGTAACgttatataagaaaaaaaattatcaacatATTTTATAAGAACCAAGAAGGGTTACCACattaatctaaaataaaataagatagtaTTTCACTCatatttcttaaataaaaaacaagataaaacaaaatagtGAACAGATAGATATGTTTATATGCATATAGCTACATTAACAGCTTGCATTGACAAATGACAACATAATAATTGTTagatatatagtattttttttcccTATCAGTTTAAGTGTTTCGAAGAAGTAATTTCACgacaaaatatcaaaatttttattactgctaaaatttaatttttatcatcCCTAAAAAAACacaagataaataaaaagaaaaaaatttatacaaaaatttatataaaattaaaaagaattctTATACAAGAGTGtgtgtaaaaatataattatttatctatttttttattaacttaaacttttagATAAATTAGTTTCATAACAATATTATTAAGTAAAACAATAATAAACAGTAAGTTAATTACTAACCAATAACTAATACTGAGAATATTAACTAAATCACTTCAGTTGGGTGAAATTAATCTTTGTAacattttgttatatttttttatttcaaatgacAAAGTGTCTCAACACCTAAAATAGGTGAAATAGTGAAAAAAATGCATTGTTTGTCAAAATATCTTAGCAAAGTATCCATTATTGTTTAATTAGTATTAAAAAGTTATgagtactttttttatttactttatttgataaattatgaataaaatactaaagtgatatttaaaagtttatattactaataaaaataatcttttaaaaaatcatttcaATCTATCTCATGTCTCTgaaactttttttatatatatatttagtatataattatttttatcatcatattttaaatcttgtttatttaacattcatatcttttaaagTTTCAAATACCATTTTGATATTTacctaaaattaattaatacatatatatagtgaaACAAATTAGAAGAAcggataaaaaaagaaataaaggataatgataagaaaaagacaAGATATGTGAAAAGGAAAAATGACTCATGAATGCCATAAAAAGAAAACTACTAAATAAGTAATAGATGCATGTTTCCGTTTTAGGAGTGATAAGGTCAACGAAAAAAGGTTGAGAAAATAAATGATACTAATGGTTAAGTACTACTTCTCCTATCTACTACAAAAACTAGAGTCCGATTAAAGTCCAGAGAAGACACAATTAGAATTCCGGTAGTATACGCCTTCTTTATAATAACCCTCTTTGACATCAACCTATTACTCTATGCTGACAGATAAGCTTATTCAAATTCCAACTTGAACCATATATAGCTAGGTTTTCACCTCGGCATGAATACCAAAAAACCATATaaataaattgcattgaaaaactttaatcaattttcctaatcctaatagccAGCACATTCTTTTTAGAAACATGcgttttattttcaataattaattctttcaaTTAGAGGcgggaaaaaggaaaagaactcTACTTCAATAATACGCCATAATAGGCAAAGTAACAATGTTCATGAAAATAATTTGCTTTCAAGTCCATGATCCATGAAAGTAATCACAGACGTGtgagaaacaaaataaacaataattagGGTTACAGATGGAGTACCTAACCCTAAACAACGAAAATTATCactaatgaaaaataataaacaagcaTGCAGCAGATCGATCAACTAATATGACATGAAAAATGATGATAGATATTtgcacaaaaaagaaaaaatgtgagCGGGAAGCCAAATGAAAATGTAAATCTGATAATTAAAGACTACAATGGTTCAATCTGAGAgtaggaggaagaagaagaccaAATAGATGTAGAAAACAAACGGCGTGATTCCCAACTCAACACTAACTGATTGGAACCTAACTGTTCCAATTTGTAACCGTCCTTGAACAAATTTATTAGTAGTTTCGCTTGGCTCTGATTGGCTGAGCTCAAAGGTACTCCCTTGAACCCCATACCACACAACCATTCCCTCCACGACCCTCTTTCTTCCTTCCCCTCACTTGTTCGGTATATCCGCCCCAACGACGCTGCTATTCTCGGTCCAAGAAATACCCGTTCAACCAAAGCCCGGGCCCGACCTTCCATTGGGAACCCGGCTTCAAGGGAATCATAAAACGCCGAGTAGTGGTGCAGTGAGTCCATGAATCGGCCCACAAATCCAGCATCCACTCCTACGGGCCCAATGTCCTCTTCTGCCATCGTCACCAGCACGGGACTCAAATCCTTCGCGCCGTTCAAGAACGACGCAACTGAATCGCGTGCTCGGTAGGGCAAATGCGGGAGGTTGAGCATGCAATTGAACACCAAAGCCTCCCCGCGAACGAGCTTCAGCCCGTTGGGCCGAAACGTTTCGTCGGGGTCCATCCTGCAGTGGTGAAAGGAAAAAGGCTGCCCTAAGGAAGCGGCGAAGGCAGTGAGCCTCCGGCCTGTCTCCTGAACGGTGGCAATGGATCTCCGGCCTGAGCCGGTTCTAGACAATGCAGTAATGCGGAGGTGTGGGCCAGGCGAGGCTGTTTTGTTATGAGAGGCCAGGGCCTGCAAGAGTGAGGCCCACTGGATACCTTCCATGATGTCGAAATCGACGATGTGGGCCCGTCTGTGGTGTGCGATGGCTTCAAGGATGGCCTGATTGGCGGTGAAGTGGGCGAACTTGACGTAAGGGGACATGTCTTGAAGCAGTTGGAATGCTGTTAGAGTTTCCGTTTGGTGGGACCAGTAATTGTATTGTTTGTTATTGTTACTGTGATTATTGTGCGCGCCCCCACCCCCTGCGCCATCTAGCAAAC belongs to Arachis duranensis cultivar V14167 chromosome 8, aradu.V14167.gnm2.J7QH, whole genome shotgun sequence and includes:
- the LOC107460774 gene encoding protein NODULATION SIGNALING PATHWAY 2-like, with the translated sequence MEIDMLDIHNIEFSGYSTTTTPSSDENPAYTNWTHWSPLVNWEAIAAPYDDFHHLIDSIIDHHHATTPLHLTPDHDDEDDTTTANTADDESPPLPTTPTPTIAGEDETKGLRLVHLLMAAAESLTGATKSRDLARVILLRLKELVPFSSTSSSTGATNMERLAAHFTQALQGLLDGAGGGGAHNNHSNNNKQYNYWSHQTETLTAFQLLQDMSPYVKFAHFTANQAILEAIAHHRRAHIVDFDIMEGIQWASLLQALASHNKTASPGPHLRITALSRTGSGRRSIATVQETGRRLTAFAASLGQPFSFHHCRMDPDETFRPNGLKLVRGEALVFNCMLNLPHLPYRARDSVASFLNGAKDLSPVLVTMAEEDIGPVGVDAGFVGRFMDSLHHYSAFYDSLEAGFPMEGRARALVERVFLGPRIAASLGRIYRTSEGKEERGSWREWLCGMGFKGVPLSSANQSQAKLLINLFKDGYKLEQLGSNQLVLSWESRRLFSTSIWSSSSSYSQIEPL